Proteins encoded within one genomic window of Granulicella pectinivorans:
- a CDS encoding ABC transporter ATP-binding protein: protein MTEAVRIENVHFAYTPAKPILSIPSLVLPTGLRTFLHGPSGSGKTTLLSLISGVLTPQQGSVQVLGQELTRLSSGKRDTLRGASIGYIFQTFNLIPYLTVAENIAIPCRLHPERRARIAGNLHEEVARIARRLDLHAHLDAPVTRLSTGQQQRVAIARAVIGSPPLIIADEPTSSLDTDRRDDFLNLLDEVLQGATLLFVSHDLSLASHFDQTLSLRTLNEAAQ from the coding sequence ATGACCGAAGCCGTTCGAATCGAGAACGTCCATTTCGCCTACACCCCCGCCAAACCCATCCTCAGCATCCCGTCTCTCGTCCTGCCCACCGGCCTCCGTACCTTCCTCCACGGCCCCAGCGGCTCCGGCAAGACCACCCTCCTCTCCCTCATCTCCGGCGTCCTCACGCCCCAGCAGGGCTCCGTACAGGTCCTCGGCCAAGAGCTCACCAGGCTCTCCTCCGGCAAGCGCGACACCCTCCGCGGCGCCTCCATCGGCTACATCTTCCAGACCTTCAATCTCATCCCCTACCTCACCGTCGCCGAGAACATCGCGATCCCCTGCCGCCTCCACCCCGAGCGCCGCGCCCGCATCGCCGGCAACCTCCACGAAGAGGTAGCCCGCATCGCACGGCGCCTCGACCTCCACGCCCATCTCGACGCACCCGTCACCCGCCTGTCCACAGGCCAGCAGCAGCGCGTCGCCATCGCAAGAGCCGTCATCGGCTCCCCGCCGCTCATCATCGCCGACGAGCCCACCTCGTCCCTCGACACCGACCGCCGCGACGACTTCCTCAACCTCCTCGACGAGGTTCTGCAAGGCGCGACCCTCCTCTTCGTCTCCCACGACCTGAGCCTGGCATCGCACTTCGACCAAACCCTCTCCCTGCGCACCTTGAACGAGGCCGCCCAATGA
- a CDS encoding DUF3299 domain-containing protein, with protein sequence MNLRIPVLSVLLSATLLLAAPVPATQVSWNTLKTLTDTKAPSPAKSLDKKIVAVPGFMVPLEDDADQVTEFLLVPFSGACIHVPPPPPNQMIYIKLKNHGKAKMSFTDPIIVTGQLHVSTVDSPYGDVSFSMDGDSVGPYDQEKAQAKK encoded by the coding sequence ATGAACCTTCGCATCCCGGTACTATCCGTCCTCCTCTCCGCCACCCTCCTCCTCGCCGCCCCGGTCCCCGCCACGCAGGTCTCCTGGAACACCCTCAAGACCCTCACCGACACCAAGGCCCCCTCCCCCGCCAAATCCCTCGACAAGAAAATCGTAGCCGTCCCCGGCTTCATGGTGCCCCTCGAGGACGACGCCGATCAGGTCACCGAGTTCCTCCTCGTTCCCTTCTCCGGAGCCTGCATTCACGTACCCCCGCCACCGCCGAACCAGATGATCTACATCAAGCTCAAGAACCACGGCAAGGCGAAGATGTCCTTCACCGATCCCATCATCGTCACCGGCCAGCTCCACGTCTCCACCGTCGATAGCCCCTACGGCGACGTCAGCTTCAGCATGGACGGCGACTCCGTTGGCCCCTACGACCAGGAAAAGGCCCAGGCAAAGAAATGA
- a CDS encoding amidohydrolase/deacetylase family metallohydrolase — MNISRCTTAALATLALCSSFAFSQRRVGPTMPPNPLPYDLLIANGHVLDDKNHIDAMMDVGIKDGKIAAVAPHIDHAQALKTVDAKGLYVTPGLIDLHTHVYTGTGEKGSYAGDLSIYPDGFTLRNGVTTIIDAGSSGWRNFDDFKDKIIDRQKTRVLSELNIVGSGMRGGKYEDNLDDMDGKLTGEKAKQFPGVIVGIKSAHFTGPEWKPYEQAEIAGKIANIPVMIDFGANRIERPLYDLVTKYLEPGDIYTHCFSGLRREQDAETGGPSAALIAMRKRGIYCDIGMGGGSFSWTVAIPLMKAGYHPDSLSTDLHVGSMNSAMKDILGVADRMLLMGETIPEVFAQMTSHPAHEIRQEQYGNLSIGAGADVALFSIEKGSFGFTDMYNTKAMGTQRIICELTLRDGKIVYDLNGISADMWDATKHSADESQSRRWTTFNERPFGATGGKKFPQSVPVGSLPSATKPQ, encoded by the coding sequence ATGAACATCAGCCGTTGTACGACCGCAGCCCTGGCCACCCTGGCCCTCTGCTCCTCCTTCGCCTTCTCCCAGCGCCGCGTCGGCCCGACCATGCCGCCGAACCCGCTCCCCTACGATCTCCTCATCGCCAACGGCCACGTCCTCGACGACAAGAACCACATCGACGCCATGATGGACGTCGGTATCAAGGACGGCAAAATCGCCGCCGTAGCCCCCCACATCGACCACGCCCAGGCCCTCAAGACCGTCGACGCCAAGGGCCTCTACGTCACCCCCGGCCTCATCGACCTCCACACCCACGTCTATACCGGCACCGGCGAAAAGGGCTCCTACGCCGGCGACCTGTCCATCTACCCGGATGGCTTCACCCTCCGCAATGGCGTCACCACCATCATCGACGCCGGCTCCTCCGGCTGGCGCAACTTCGACGACTTCAAAGATAAGATCATCGACCGCCAGAAGACCCGCGTCCTCTCCGAGCTCAACATCGTCGGCTCCGGCATGCGCGGCGGCAAGTACGAAGACAACCTCGACGACATGGACGGCAAGCTCACCGGCGAAAAGGCCAAGCAGTTCCCCGGCGTCATCGTCGGCATCAAGAGCGCCCACTTCACCGGCCCCGAATGGAAGCCCTACGAGCAGGCCGAAATCGCCGGCAAAATCGCCAACATCCCCGTCATGATCGACTTCGGCGCCAACCGCATCGAGCGTCCCCTCTACGACCTCGTCACCAAGTACCTCGAGCCCGGCGACATCTACACCCACTGCTTCTCCGGCCTCCGCCGCGAGCAGGACGCCGAAACCGGCGGCCCCTCCGCCGCACTCATCGCAATGCGCAAGCGTGGCATCTACTGCGATATCGGCATGGGCGGAGGCTCCTTCTCCTGGACCGTCGCCATCCCCCTCATGAAGGCCGGCTATCACCCCGACTCCCTCTCCACCGATCTGCATGTCGGCTCCATGAACAGCGCCATGAAGGACATCCTCGGCGTCGCCGACCGCATGCTCCTCATGGGCGAAACCATCCCCGAAGTCTTCGCCCAGATGACCTCGCATCCCGCCCACGAGATCCGCCAGGAGCAGTACGGCAACCTCTCCATCGGTGCCGGCGCCGACGTCGCCCTCTTCTCCATCGAGAAGGGCAGCTTCGGCTTCACCGACATGTACAACACCAAAGCCATGGGCACCCAGCGCATCATCTGCGAACTCACCTTGCGTGACGGAAAGATCGTCTACGACCTCAACGGCATCTCCGCCGACATGTGGGACGCCACCAAGCACTCCGCCGACGAGAGCCAGTCGCGTCGCTGGACTACCTTCAACGAGCGTCCCTTCGGAGCCACCGGCGGCAAGAAGTTCCCCCAGTCCGTCCCCGTGGGCTCGCTCCCCTCCGCAACAAAACCGCAGTAA
- a CDS encoding PLP-dependent transferase has translation MSLLPTSKSRWSRRDVLRNSGLLTAAAAVAPLSASAATMNSGSAPLTITNKGTFTDNLYTQIGLRPIVNARGTYTIISGSQSLPEVKQAMFEASQYYVHIDELMAAVGAEIASHMGAPSAIVTTGCEAAIALATVACCIGTDPEYSQSMPYKKKKDQVIIPSIYRNQYDFGTRMSGPEIVEVETDAELRAKISDRTAMIYIISGPRAFEEPLSIKTICAIAKEKGVPVFVDAAAEEPIVPNIHFAAGATFVAYSGGKCMRGPQASGILLGPKDLCAAAFWNAAPHHNWGRALKVGKEEAMGILAAVRQWYKRDHEAEQKQWNDWINYIAAELKGIPTLTTKVNPITADLSNRAPTLTVSWDAAKVGITGTELVAMLDKGSPRILVMGGSGTRPDHMHSSFEIMPYMMEPGDYKIVAEFVSKYLRNPGHFENPVVPTGPTASLAGTWAVEITYLRGTAQQQFILEQKGTAITGTQHGELYTTELHGKVTADHVQLMSAMNISGSTVPYTFTGVASGSTITGDVKLGEYGAATFRATKA, from the coding sequence ATGTCCCTCCTTCCGACTTCCAAGTCCCGCTGGTCTCGCAGAGACGTCCTCAGGAACTCCGGCCTTCTCACCGCGGCGGCTGCCGTAGCGCCTCTCTCCGCCTCCGCCGCGACCATGAACTCCGGCAGCGCTCCCCTCACCATCACCAACAAGGGCACCTTCACCGACAACCTCTACACCCAGATCGGTCTCCGCCCCATCGTCAACGCGCGCGGCACCTACACCATCATCTCCGGCTCGCAGTCCTTGCCTGAAGTGAAACAGGCCATGTTCGAGGCCTCCCAGTACTACGTCCACATCGACGAACTCATGGCCGCCGTAGGCGCCGAGATCGCCTCCCACATGGGAGCCCCCTCCGCCATCGTCACCACAGGCTGCGAGGCCGCCATCGCCCTTGCCACCGTGGCCTGTTGTATCGGCACCGACCCCGAATACTCCCAGTCGATGCCCTACAAGAAGAAGAAGGACCAGGTCATCATCCCTTCGATCTACCGCAACCAGTACGACTTTGGCACCCGCATGTCCGGCCCCGAAATCGTCGAGGTGGAAACCGACGCCGAACTCCGCGCCAAGATCTCCGACCGCACCGCGATGATCTACATCATCTCCGGCCCCCGCGCCTTCGAAGAGCCACTCTCCATCAAGACCATCTGCGCCATCGCGAAGGAAAAGGGCGTTCCCGTCTTCGTCGACGCCGCCGCCGAAGAGCCCATCGTTCCCAACATCCACTTCGCCGCCGGAGCCACCTTCGTCGCCTACTCGGGCGGCAAGTGCATGCGCGGACCCCAGGCCTCCGGCATCCTCCTCGGGCCCAAAGACCTCTGCGCCGCCGCCTTCTGGAACGCCGCCCCCCACCATAACTGGGGACGCGCCCTCAAGGTCGGCAAGGAAGAGGCCATGGGCATCCTCGCCGCCGTCCGCCAGTGGTACAAGCGCGACCACGAAGCCGAGCAGAAGCAGTGGAACGACTGGATCAACTACATCGCCGCCGAGCTCAAGGGCATCCCGACCCTCACCACCAAGGTCAATCCCATCACCGCCGATCTCTCCAACCGCGCCCCGACCCTCACCGTCTCCTGGGACGCCGCCAAGGTCGGCATCACCGGCACCGAGCTCGTCGCCATGCTCGACAAAGGCAGCCCCCGCATCCTCGTCATGGGCGGCAGCGGCACCCGCCCCGACCACATGCACTCCTCCTTCGAGATCATGCCCTACATGATGGAGCCCGGCGACTACAAGATCGTCGCCGAGTTCGTCTCGAAGTACCTCCGCAACCCCGGCCACTTCGAAAACCCCGTCGTCCCCACCGGCCCCACCGCCAGCCTCGCCGGCACCTGGGCCGTCGAGATCACCTACCTCCGCGGCACAGCCCAGCAGCAGTTCATCCTCGAGCAGAAGGGCACCGCCATCACCGGCACACAGCACGGCGAGCTCTACACCACTGAACTCCACGGCAAGGTCACCGCCGACCACGTCCAGCTCATGAGCGCCATGAACATCAGCGGCTCAACCGTCCCCTACACCTTCACCGGCGTCGCATCCGGCTCCACCATCACCGGCGACGTCAAGCTCGGCGAGTACGGAGCCGCAACCTTCCGCGCCACCAAGGCCTAA
- a CDS encoding RidA family protein, translated as MSTQSRRGLLKNAAAAAAAVAGASVLTPEAQAQSSAQTGVSWQKKAIKHVDIPNAASTLAPGVAPIAGAPLFNSIITYGGLVFIAGTGAHFKGTIEEHTKHVLDEIELQLKAAGSSMEKVLKVNVYLSDLANYAKMNAAYAGRFGGVPPVRTTIAVVGGVPGDSLVEIDCIAAL; from the coding sequence ATGTCCACCCAGTCCCGTCGAGGTCTCCTCAAGAACGCCGCAGCCGCGGCAGCCGCCGTAGCCGGAGCATCCGTCCTCACCCCCGAAGCCCAGGCGCAATCCAGCGCCCAAACCGGCGTCTCCTGGCAGAAGAAGGCCATCAAGCACGTCGACATCCCCAACGCCGCCTCCACGCTGGCCCCGGGCGTCGCTCCCATCGCCGGAGCCCCCCTCTTCAACTCGATCATCACCTACGGCGGTCTCGTCTTCATCGCCGGCACCGGCGCCCACTTCAAGGGCACCATCGAAGAGCACACCAAGCACGTCCTCGATGAGATCGAACTCCAGCTCAAGGCCGCCGGCTCCTCCATGGAGAAGGTCCTCAAGGTCAACGTCTACCTCTCCGACCTCGCCAACTACGCCAAAATGAACGCCGCCTATGCCGGCCGCTTCGGCGGAGTTCCCCCCGTTCGCACCACGATCGCCGTCGTAGGCGGCGTCCCCGGCGACTCCCTCGTAGAAATCGACTGCATCGCCGCCCTCTAA